Proteins from a single region of Pseudodesulfovibrio portus:
- the rpsG gene encoding 30S ribosomal protein S7: protein MPRKGPVTKRQILPDPVYGSKLVTRFINRLMLDGKKSTAERIFYKAVDVLANKTNEDPLRAFEKCLENIRPSLEVKSRRVGGATYQVPMEVRPDRQTALAIRWLIAFARGRGEKGMVARLSGELLDAFNNRGGAVKKREDTHKMAEANKAFAHYRW, encoded by the coding sequence ATGCCTCGTAAAGGTCCTGTCACCAAGCGACAGATCCTGCCGGATCCTGTATACGGCAGCAAACTCGTCACTCGCTTCATCAACCGTCTGATGCTGGACGGCAAGAAGTCTACCGCAGAACGAATTTTCTACAAGGCCGTCGACGTCCTGGCCAACAAGACCAACGAAGATCCGTTGCGTGCCTTTGAGAAGTGCCTGGAAAACATCCGTCCGTCCCTGGAGGTCAAGTCCCGCCGCGTCGGCGGTGCCACCTACCAGGTGCCCATGGAAGTTCGTCCCGACCGCCAGACCGCACTCGCCATCCGCTGGCTGATCGCTTTTGCCCGCGGGCGTGGTGAGAAGGGCATGGTCGCCCGTCTTTCCGGCGAGCTTCTGGATGCCTTCAACAACCGTGGGGGCGCCGTCAAAAAGCGTGAAGATACCCACAAGATGGCAGAAGCCAACAAAGCTTTTGCACACTACCGTTGGTAG
- the rplW gene encoding 50S ribosomal protein L23 has protein sequence MDYSKVLLKPVVSEKANEAKEQSNHVSFYVHPDSNKIEVKKAVEAAFDVKVESVNIVKKKAMPRTKFGRATGGRIPGYKKAYVKLAAGDKIEIFEGV, from the coding sequence ATGGATTATTCGAAAGTTCTGCTGAAGCCCGTGGTCTCCGAAAAGGCCAATGAGGCCAAGGAGCAATCCAATCACGTCTCTTTTTACGTCCACCCCGACTCCAACAAGATCGAGGTGAAGAAGGCCGTTGAGGCAGCCTTCGACGTCAAAGTCGAGTCCGTGAATATCGTCAAGAAGAAAGCAATGCCGCGCACGAAGTTCGGCCGGGCCACCGGTGGTCGCATCCCCGGTTACAAGAAGGCCTACGTCAAGCTTGCCGCCGGTGATAAAATCGAAATCTTCGAAGGAGTGTAA
- the fusA gene encoding elongation factor G: protein MARKVPREKQRNIGIMAHIDAGKTTTTERILFYTGVSHKIGEVHDGEATMDWMVQEQERGITITSAATTCFWREHRVNIIDTPGHVDFTMEVERALRVLDGAIAVFDSVAGVEPQSETVWRQADRYKVPRMAFVNKMDRVGADFFRCVEMMKTRLGAKAVPLQLPIGAEDDFEGVVDLIEGKAYIYDHQDHGASFTTTDIPAELQDQYEEMRADMIEAIAEEDETLLERYMSDEVLTPEELREGVRKATNALAICPVLCGTAFRNKGVQPLLDAIVDYMPSPLDIAIMKGVNPDNEAVVECPCDDDKPLAALAFKLMTDPFVGHLTFLRLYSGKIESGATFMNGATGKKERIGRLLKMHANKREEIKEAYAGDIVAAVGLKNVATGDTLADLKNPVVLESLDIPEPVIEVAIEPKTKADRDTLSAALVKLAKEDPSFRVKTDEETGQTLIAGMGELHLEIIVDRLLREFNVNANVGAPRVAYRETISAPNKVDVKHAKQSGGRGQYGHVVLEIEPNPEKGYEFADEIKGGVIPKEYIPAVDKGIQDAMKNGITAGFPVVDVKVKLVFGSYHEVDSSEQAFYIAGSLAIKEACRGAKPILLEPIMSVEVVTPEDYLGDVMGDLNGRRGRVGEMEARVGVQVVRSFVPLSEMFGYATDLRSKTQGRATFTMQFDHYEKLPNNLAEELMKGTD, encoded by the coding sequence GTGGCAAGAAAAGTACCCAGAGAAAAACAGCGCAATATTGGTATCATGGCCCACATCGATGCGGGCAAGACTACCACGACCGAGCGCATCCTGTTCTACACCGGCGTGTCCCATAAGATCGGTGAGGTCCATGACGGCGAAGCCACCATGGACTGGATGGTTCAGGAGCAGGAACGCGGCATCACCATCACGTCTGCCGCAACCACCTGCTTTTGGCGCGAGCATCGCGTCAACATCATCGATACCCCGGGCCACGTGGACTTCACCATGGAAGTCGAGCGCGCCTTGCGCGTGCTTGACGGCGCCATCGCCGTCTTCGACTCCGTGGCGGGTGTCGAGCCCCAGTCCGAAACCGTGTGGCGTCAGGCCGACCGGTACAAGGTTCCCCGCATGGCCTTCGTCAACAAGATGGACCGCGTCGGCGCGGACTTCTTCCGTTGCGTTGAAATGATGAAGACCCGGTTGGGCGCCAAAGCTGTTCCTCTGCAGCTGCCCATTGGGGCCGAGGACGATTTCGAAGGCGTCGTCGACCTGATCGAGGGCAAAGCGTACATCTATGATCATCAGGACCATGGTGCCAGCTTCACCACCACCGACATTCCCGCCGAACTCCAGGACCAGTACGAGGAGATGCGCGCGGATATGATCGAGGCCATTGCCGAGGAAGACGAGACGCTTCTGGAACGGTACATGTCCGATGAGGTGCTGACCCCCGAAGAGCTTCGCGAGGGCGTGCGCAAGGCCACCAACGCCTTGGCCATCTGCCCCGTGCTCTGCGGCACCGCATTCCGCAACAAGGGCGTCCAGCCGCTGCTCGACGCCATTGTCGACTACATGCCGTCCCCGCTGGACATCGCCATCATGAAGGGCGTCAACCCCGACAACGAAGCCGTTGTCGAGTGCCCCTGTGACGACGACAAGCCGCTGGCGGCCCTGGCATTCAAGCTGATGACCGACCCGTTCGTCGGTCACCTGACCTTCCTGCGCCTCTATTCCGGCAAGATCGAGTCCGGTGCCACGTTCATGAACGGCGCCACCGGGAAGAAGGAGCGCATCGGTCGACTTCTGAAGATGCACGCCAACAAGCGTGAGGAAATAAAAGAGGCATACGCCGGTGACATCGTCGCCGCCGTCGGCCTCAAGAACGTAGCCACCGGCGACACCCTGGCCGATCTCAAGAACCCCGTTGTTCTCGAGTCCCTGGATATTCCGGAGCCGGTCATCGAGGTGGCTATCGAACCCAAGACCAAGGCAGACCGCGACACCCTGTCCGCCGCCCTCGTCAAATTGGCCAAGGAGGACCCGTCCTTCCGCGTCAAGACCGATGAGGAAACCGGGCAGACCCTTATCGCCGGAATGGGCGAGTTGCACCTGGAAATCATCGTTGACCGCCTTCTCAGGGAGTTCAACGTGAATGCCAACGTGGGCGCTCCCCGCGTTGCGTACCGGGAGACCATCTCCGCGCCGAACAAGGTGGATGTCAAGCATGCCAAGCAGTCTGGCGGTCGTGGCCAGTACGGCCACGTTGTCCTCGAGATCGAGCCCAATCCTGAGAAGGGCTACGAGTTCGCGGACGAGATCAAGGGCGGCGTGATTCCCAAGGAATACATCCCCGCCGTTGACAAGGGCATCCAGGATGCCATGAAGAACGGCATCACCGCCGGATTCCCGGTGGTGGACGTGAAGGTCAAGCTCGTGTTCGGCTCCTACCATGAAGTCGACTCCTCTGAGCAGGCCTTCTACATTGCCGGTTCTCTGGCGATCAAGGAAGCCTGCAGAGGTGCAAAGCCGATCCTGCTCGAGCCGATCATGTCGGTGGAAGTCGTGACCCCCGAGGATTACCTCGGCGACGTCATGGGTGACTTGAACGGCCGCCGCGGCCGCGTGGGCGAAATGGAAGCCCGCGTCGGTGTGCAGGTCGTCCGCTCGTTCGTCCCGCTGTCCGAAATGTTCGGATACGCCACGGACCTGCGCTCCAAGACACAGGGCAGGGCTACCTTTACCATGCAGTTCGACCACTACGAGAAGTTGCCGAACAATTTGGCTGAAGAATTGATGAAAGGAACAGATTAA
- the rplB gene encoding 50S ribosomal protein L2, with protein MATRKLKPTSPGRRFQTVSDFAEITRTTPEKSLTKGLTKKAGRNNNGRVTMRRRGGGHKSLYRIIDFKRNKDSIPAKVAEIEYDPNRSARIALLHYADGEKRYILCPVGLNQGDVITSGEGSDIKPGNALVLANIPTGTIVHNIELHPGKGGQFCRAAGTYAQLIAKEGKYALLRMPSGEVRKVLASCCATVGQVGNIHHENIKIGKAGRNRWLGRRPKVRGVAMNPIDHPLGGGEGRSSGGRHPVSPWGTPAKGYKTRNKKKASSKLIVKRRGQK; from the coding sequence ATGGCAACCCGTAAGCTGAAGCCTACTTCTCCGGGCCGCCGGTTCCAGACGGTTTCCGATTTTGCGGAAATCACGCGGACCACTCCCGAGAAGTCGCTGACCAAGGGCCTGACCAAGAAGGCCGGTCGCAACAACAATGGTCGCGTCACCATGCGCCGTCGCGGCGGTGGTCACAAGTCCCTGTACCGCATCATCGACTTCAAGCGGAACAAGGATTCCATCCCCGCCAAGGTCGCTGAGATCGAGTACGATCCGAACCGCAGCGCCCGCATCGCACTGCTGCATTACGCAGACGGCGAGAAGCGCTACATCCTGTGCCCCGTCGGCCTGAACCAGGGTGATGTCATCACCTCCGGCGAAGGTTCCGACATCAAGCCCGGCAACGCGCTGGTCCTGGCCAATATCCCGACCGGTACCATCGTGCACAACATCGAACTGCACCCCGGAAAGGGCGGTCAGTTCTGCCGTGCCGCCGGCACGTACGCGCAGCTCATCGCAAAGGAAGGCAAGTACGCCCTCCTGCGCATGCCCTCCGGCGAGGTCCGCAAGGTCCTGGCCTCCTGCTGCGCCACCGTCGGCCAGGTTGGCAATATTCATCATGAGAACATCAAGATCGGTAAGGCCGGACGTAATCGTTGGCTTGGCCGTCGTCCGAAGGTTCGTGGTGTGGCAATGAACCCGATCGATCACCCGCTGGGTGGTGGTGAGGGCCGTAGTTCCGGTGGTCGCCATCCGGTGTCCCCGTGGGGTACCCCGGCCAAGGGCTACAAGACCCGGAACAAGAAGAAGGCTTCCTCGAAGCTCATCGTCAAACGCCGCGGCCAGAAGTAG
- the rpsL gene encoding 30S ribosomal protein S12, whose protein sequence is MPTINQLLRSGRKAQPKRKKTPALMECPQRRGVCTRVYTTTPKKPNSALRKVARVRLTNGMEVTAYIGGEGHNLQEHSVVLIRGGRVKDLPGVRYHIVRGTLDTSGVDDRRRGRSKYGTKRPK, encoded by the coding sequence ATGCCCACTATTAACCAATTGCTCCGCTCCGGCCGCAAGGCGCAGCCCAAGCGGAAAAAGACCCCGGCCCTGATGGAATGCCCCCAGCGCCGCGGTGTATGCACCAGGGTGTACACCACGACCCCCAAGAAGCCGAACTCCGCGCTTCGCAAGGTCGCTCGTGTTCGCCTGACCAACGGCATGGAAGTTACCGCCTACATCGGCGGTGAAGGCCATAACCTGCAGGAACACTCCGTGGTTCTGATCCGTGGCGGTCGTGTAAAAGACCTTCCCGGTGTCCGTTACCACATCGTTCGCGGTACGCTGGACACCTCCGGTGTCGATGATCGTCGCCGTGGTCGTTCCAAGTACGGCACCAAGCGCCCGAAATAA
- the rpsJ gene encoding 30S ribosomal protein S10 encodes MSASTMASDRIRIKLRAYDYRILDKAVTEIVDTARNTGAAIAGPVPLPTDIHRTTVQKSVHVDKKSREQFEMRIHKRLLDILEPTQQTVDALGKLSLPAGVDVEIKL; translated from the coding sequence ATGTCTGCTTCGACGATGGCGAGCGATCGCATCAGAATTAAACTGAGAGCATACGATTACCGTATTCTGGACAAGGCTGTCACCGAGATCGTTGACACCGCCCGGAATACCGGTGCGGCAATTGCCGGCCCCGTGCCGCTGCCCACCGACATTCATCGTACCACCGTCCAGAAGTCCGTTCACGTGGACAAGAAGTCCCGTGAGCAGTTTGAAATGCGCATCCATAAGCGCCTTCTGGATATTCTTGAACCCACTCAGCAGACGGTTGACGCCCTGGGCAAGCTTTCGCTTCCCGCCGGCGTGGACGTCGAAATCAAGCTCTAG
- the rplC gene encoding 50S ribosomal protein L3, producing the protein MAKTLGLLGKKVGMTRIFKDDGTICPVTVIEAGPCPVMQIKTTDKEGYNALQLGFDTIAERKVNKPMKGHQAKAGKDLYRTLKEFPIEAVEEYELGQEITVDIFAAGEKVKVTGTSKGKGFQGVMKRHNFAGSRASHGAEKVHRVPGSVGNATYPGRVWKGKKMPGQMGNARVTVSNVEIVDVRPEDNVLVVKGQIPGANGGLVMIRKNG; encoded by the coding sequence ATGGCTAAGACTCTCGGACTGCTTGGCAAGAAAGTGGGCATGACCCGCATTTTCAAGGACGATGGCACTATCTGCCCCGTGACCGTTATCGAGGCAGGCCCCTGCCCGGTCATGCAGATCAAGACCACCGACAAGGAAGGCTACAACGCCCTGCAACTCGGCTTTGACACCATTGCCGAACGCAAGGTCAACAAGCCCATGAAGGGCCACCAGGCCAAGGCCGGCAAAGACCTCTACCGCACGCTGAAGGAATTCCCCATCGAGGCGGTCGAGGAATACGAGCTGGGCCAGGAAATCACCGTGGACATTTTCGCCGCCGGCGAGAAGGTCAAGGTGACCGGCACTTCCAAGGGTAAGGGTTTCCAGGGCGTCATGAAGCGTCACAACTTCGCCGGGTCCCGCGCCTCTCACGGCGCTGAAAAGGTTCACCGCGTTCCCGGCTCCGTCGGTAACGCCACCTACCCCGGTCGTGTCTGGAAGGGCAAGAAGATGCCCGGCCAAATGGGCAACGCCCGCGTGACCGTGTCCAACGTGGAAATCGTCGACGTCCGCCCCGAGGACAACGTTCTCGTGGTGAAGGGGCAGATCCCCGGCGCCAACGGCGGTCTCGTGATGATCCGCAAGAACGGTTAG
- the rpsS gene encoding 30S ribosomal protein S19, with protein sequence MPRSLKKGPFLDGHLIKKIQVASESGDRRVIKTWSRRSTIVPEMVGMTFAVHNGRKFIPVFVTENMVGHKLGEFSPTRTYFGHVADKKK encoded by the coding sequence ATGCCTAGATCTCTTAAGAAGGGCCCGTTCCTCGACGGCCATCTGATCAAGAAAATCCAAGTGGCTTCCGAGAGTGGCGACCGACGCGTGATCAAGACCTGGTCCCGTCGTTCCACCATCGTCCCGGAAATGGTCGGCATGACCTTTGCCGTCCATAATGGGCGGAAGTTCATCCCGGTGTTCGTGACCGAGAATATGGTCGGCCACAAGCTGGGCGAATTCTCCCCCACCCGCACTTACTTCGGCCATGTCGCCGACAAGAAGAAGTAG
- the rplD gene encoding 50S ribosomal protein L4, producing MAKLQIIDQNNKKVGDIELAPEVFEVEIQPEILNLVVRSQRAAKRQGTHATKNRALINGGGRKPWRQKGTGRARAGSSRSPLWRGGATTFGPQPRDYSFKVNKKVRKLALQMALSSRFSEEKLRVVNTIELAEIKTKAFAEIAEKLGLGKTLIVAKDIDEKLALSARNMPHIKVIEADKLNVYDVLLYPELIMLESAAQDVQERLK from the coding sequence ATGGCAAAATTACAGATCATAGATCAGAACAATAAGAAAGTGGGCGATATCGAGTTGGCTCCCGAGGTTTTCGAAGTCGAAATCCAGCCCGAGATCCTCAACCTGGTTGTCCGTTCCCAGCGCGCTGCCAAGCGCCAGGGCACCCATGCAACCAAGAACCGCGCCTTGATCAATGGCGGCGGCCGCAAGCCCTGGCGCCAGAAAGGCACCGGACGCGCCCGTGCCGGTTCCTCCCGTTCGCCCCTGTGGCGCGGCGGTGCGACCACCTTTGGTCCCCAGCCCCGCGACTACAGCTTCAAGGTGAACAAGAAGGTCCGCAAGCTGGCCCTGCAGATGGCTCTGTCCTCCCGCTTCTCCGAGGAGAAGCTGCGGGTGGTCAACACCATCGAGCTGGCCGAGATCAAGACCAAGGCGTTTGCCGAAATCGCTGAAAAGCTCGGCCTCGGCAAGACCCTCATCGTGGCCAAGGACATTGATGAGAAGCTGGCGCTGTCCGCACGGAACATGCCCCACATCAAGGTCATCGAAGCCGACAAGCTGAATGTTTACGACGTGCTGCTGTACCCCGAGCTGATCATGCTCGAGTCTGCCGCCCAAGACGTTCAAGAGAGGTTGAAGTAA